In the Populus nigra chromosome 2, ddPopNigr1.1, whole genome shotgun sequence genome, GCCAAAGGCATTCCTGAATGATCTCAAAGTCAACAAAAAATCTCGCACCAACGATGAGGATTACCTAACAGCAACATATGATTGCCCAAACTCAGTTTTCCATGAAAGAGACCAACCTCTCGAGGAACCCTGGTTACTCCAATCACCTGTTATCTCTGTTGTCTTTAAGGACAAATTGACACAAGATGTGTCAAAAAATAGTGACACTGTGGAAGATGGTCTGAAGAAATTCAAGGTTAATGATCAGGGTATAAAAGTGAAAGACAAGTTGTCTGCTAATGGGAGCAATCTGAATTTGAAAGATGATTCAGTTTCTACTGTCATACTGATTAGTTCTTCAATATGTACAATGCAAAGGATAGCTGTATTGGAAGATGACAAATTGGTTGAATTACTTCTGGAACCAGTTAAAAACACCGTGCTCTGTGATAGTGTGTATATAGGGGTGGTCACAAAACTTGTCCCCCACATGGGTGGTGCATTTGTAAATATTGGGAGCTCAAGACCTTCTCTTATGGACATAAAGCAAAACAGGGAACCATTCATATTCCCTCCATTTTGTCAGAGGACAAAGAAAGGAGAAGTCAATGGTTCTGTGCTCAAAGCCTTTGAAGAGCATCCTGCTGCCCACGAAAATGAACACACATCACATGATGTTGAAGTCATTGACGATGTTTCAGAATTTGTCTTTCACGGTGATTTGGCCCCATTTCTGCATGATGATCATGAGGAGCATGAagttgatgatgattttgatgtttcagAAGTTAAGGAAAATGTTAATGGCAGTATAGTTGATTATGGTGAAGTGGATGCTGATTTTGAGCAGTTCCTCGATGGAAGGGAGCACCATTTGGAAGGTGACACTGTCAGCCATTCTACAGTTGAAACAGAACCTAACTATCCTCCAGTATCTCATCAAGATATAAAGGATGCTAAGCATACGTTAACTAGTGAAAACAAGTGGTCTCAAGTTCGTAAAGGCACAAAAGTTATTGTTCAAGTTGTCAAGGAGGGATTGGGTACAAAAGGCCCAACAGTGACTGCTTATCCAAAACTAAGAAGCAGATTCTGGGTATGTTCTGCCTAGCACAacaccccaccccaccccacccctCCCAATGAAATTTATTCGTCATTAagtgcttttatttatttcactcCCCCCCCTTCATCATTAagtgcttttatttatttcaccccccccccccaaaaaaaaaaaattaattaattaattctgtcATATTTTGAACTCACTGTACTGGTTGCTTGCCTGAACTATTTTCTCTGCATTGAAGATATTGATCACACGTTGCGATAGAATTGGGGTTTCCAAAAAAGTTTCTGGAGTTGAGCGTACACGCCTCAAAGTTATAGCAAAAACTTTGCAGCCACCGGGTTTTGGTCTAACTGTAAGAACTGTTGCTGCTGGTCATTCATTTGAGGAATTGCAGAAGGACTTGGAAGGTTTGCTTTCAACTTGGAAAAGTATAATGGAACATGCAAAATCTGCTGCTCTTGCTGAAGATGAAGGTGTGGAGGGGGCCATTCCTGTTGTACTGCACAGGGCAATGGGTCAAACGCTCTCTGTTGTCCAGGATTATTTTAGTGAAAAGGTAATTTACTTGCTTATTGCGACTCCTGCACCTGTATTCTTCTATATGACGGTTTACTATGTCTCAAGACTTCACACAATGATTCTATTCTTTATTATACTTCATCTCCAGGTTAGGAAAATGATGGTGGACTCTCCGAGGACGTATCATGAGGTATGCCATTGATTTCCTTACTAATTAGGAATCTATGAGTCTCTTGCTCATGCCTCTGCACACAAATGCTTTTACTTATTGTTTTCCCCTATGTTGCTAATTGATGGGGAAAGGGGTGAATGCCTGGATACTCGTGATTGTTCTTACATGGATATAGTTTTGCATTATGTTTGGTGTGGACATGTTTGGTATGATATATTCAACAAAGGAGGATTCTTATTAAATGTGGGCTTATAGGTATATGTCCATCGTTTAATTTCATATTCTATTCTCTAACTACTATATTTAGGAGAATTTAAGAGGTGGAGTTAATTCCAAACAGCTATAGTTGGCTAAAACTCTCTTGCATCTAATTGATAAACGTAACATTAATCAGTTTGCTTCAATTGCAAAGGAAAAGTACTTTATCAAGTTACTATAATTCCTATCTTTATCTTATTGGAATGCTATAATATAGCCAAtttctgaaaatttaattatacatgTTACAGCTTTTTCTTCTTTGCATTGAAACATGTAATGTCACTTTTGTATGCTTTCTTTCCCCAGGTTACTAACTACCTCCAGGAAATTGCTCCTGATCTTTGTGGACGAGTCGAGTTGTATGATAAAAGAACTCCTCTTTTTGATGAATTCAAAATCGAAGAAGAGATCAATAATATCCTTAGTAAAAGGTGAGGATTCATTGATGTCACTTTTGTGGTCACATGTCTTTTGTGGCTTCATGGTAATGTTTGTTCCAATAGGGCTCTTAGACATATCTAGTTTTTTTACTCATGCTATGTTGTAGgtcaggtcttttttttttcaaccttaaaaaaaatataaagacgaTAGGAAGTCAAAAATTAGATTCACACCGGCTGAAacgcatttaaaatatttaaatgttgaTATATTGgatgacattttttttcaaaaaatatttagatgacGGTATATTGGATCAGCTCGGGCCAACCATTAATCTATGATCTAGAGTATGAGATCGTGATAAAACTATTGAACCCATATTGAAACAAATTAGGAAGCTCAATTATAAtgaaccaaatattgaaggctGAAAGcgggaatattttttttaaaaaggataaaaaaaaattgactcaaGAAGCCATTGTAGTCAGGCtttgagaattttgattttaaaggcAATAAAGTCATTACATTGTGCTTAAAAAAGTGAAATAGTAAAAAGGCTTCTATACTatggttaattgtttttttttctttcaaaggcaatcaagtaaaaattatgaaaagacCAAGATACCTCTAAACAATTATAGAATGACAAATGAACACTGTAAAAAGACTAAATGCTGTTTCTTTATGATGTTTTTGAAGGGCAAAAATGTAAATCCATTGTTCCAATCCATCATGGATTCTTTTCCCACCCCACGTCAATTAGGTTCTGTTAATTCTTCAATAGCTTCTCCTTCGGTTTCTCATGGTTATCTTTGCCACAAGCCTAAATGTGTAATGAGTTGAAAAATCATGATCCTGTTAAGTGGGTAGCACCACCTATTTGTAGTCATTTCAAATCCGCTCACCTAAAGTGGCTAATCCTCTATATATGGTGTTTTAAATCTACATGGCCTACCTTTTCAATGGAGCTTCGTTGTATCTCTTTCCGATGCTATTGATCTCTATTACATCGCTTTTCTTCAGGGTTCCACTATCTAGTGGAGGTTCTCTGGTGATTGAACAAACAGAGGCATTAGTCTCAATTGATGTGAATGGGGGACATGTAATGCTTCGTCAAAGGACTTCACAAGAGAAAGCCATTCTAGACGTCAACCTTGCAGCTGCAAAACGAGTATGTTAGACACTGAAAATGACCCCCactttatataaataatctttGTGTTTGGTACAAACAGGTTAGTTTCTTCGTTGGCATTTATACTTGTACTGGCATAATTGATTATGGATCCAGAAATTCTTTCTGTGGTTCAATTTTATCAGTTGATTTCTCTCTATTTAAAAGTGCAAAGATCTGTTACTACTTTTTTAGGTTTCTTCCATTCCATTCaaattagttttgaaattcTGCTGGTAATTGCGTTTATCATAGTGGTTACCAAAATCAATTCTTAGAAATGACTATCTTTTCCATTGCTTAATCAGTGATGCGAACACAGTCAAGAAACTAACATAGCATGATAAGTGAATTTTTCGCATTTGCCACTGGAGGGGGTCGAAAGGAAAAATGAACCGTTTTTTGTATACATGGGCATGTGTGATTTGAAAGACTTTGGGTAAAGtttgatgattttcttttagGATAAACTATCTAATTCTGCTGTCTATAATATGTTCAGTAAACCCTTGCATAAGTAGTATTTTAACAGAAATTATGCATTTCAGATTGCAAGGGAGTTAAGGCTGAGAGATATTGGTGGTATCATTGTAGTAGACTTCATTGATATGGCAGATGAATGTAAGTTGAATCCATGTAATCTGGTTCCTTGCATGTCAAATATCTTAGGATCCAGGGTAATAGATGCAGGGGTTAGACCTGCGATATCAAATTTGTGGATTATCTTGAAATCTGCAATATCAATTTGTGATTTTCAAACCATATTGCATTTCTTTCTGCTGTTATAAGAGCAAACAAACCACTTCCATCATGTTAGATAGGAGTTCTGCGTTGTTGATTATTGTGATAGTtaagatatttgtttatttttaatagagaAAATTGATCCTTTTCCAATTCTGCTATATTACCACCGTGATATAGAAATCAAAACCAAGGAAATAACCGATTGTTACTGGTTTGCTCAGCTAGTGATCGGGGCTTTTGCACTAATCTAATTCAAATGTTCACTTGAAAACACCTACTTCAGTTCACCTACTTCAGTCCAATGACCTCCATACTGAACTTGAATCTTACTCTTAAGGTCTCAGGTAACTTTTTCAGAGCTTATGAGATTAGTTTGCAAGGGCAAATACTGCTGATAGATTACATGTTGACCTCTTGATAAGCTCTTTCCAACTAGAGTgaatcaattatatttaataaaggAACAGTTTAGAAGAAACATTGTGCTTGCTGTGAACCATGTTCGATAGCATTTACAATATAGGAGATTTTTTGGGCCATCAATAATAAGGATTAGTGTGAGTTGCTGTTGTAAGAGCTTAAGTGAGACATTTGCAATCTGCTTATTCTTTAAGGATTCGAATTTCCTCTTTGGGAAGTCTAGGAGAAATATCTTACTTCCTGTTATTATCATGCAAAGTGAATacatattccttttttttttctttcccggCTATGCTTTGCAGCAAATAAGAGACTAGTTTATGAAGCAGTGAAGAGAGCTGTTGAGAGAGACCGGTCAACAGTGAAGGTTTCTGAATTGTCAAGTCATGGACTGATGGAAATAACAAGAAAGAGGGTATGTCCTGCTACTGTATATGGTTATCTTCTCTAAGGCATGTTAACAGCATCAAAGACACAACTGAGCCTTGTTCCATCCTATTGAGATCGAGCAGAATTCTGAGATTATAAATATACagaaaaatctttatatatgAGGAATTCCACTTCAACTGATATGGAAACTATTTTGTCAAAGATAAATGAGCTCGCTATAATTTATTTGGATGTGATGATGTCTTGGCTCAGTGCTAGACCTAGTTCAACTGATATTAACAGTTACATCTGTTAATGCACTATGTTGGACAGGTTCGACCCAGTGTGACATTTATGATCAGTGAACCATGCACTTGCTGTCATGCAACTGGCAGAGTTGAAGCCTTAGAAACCTCCTTTTctaagattgaacaagaaatTTGTCGTTCGCTTGTAAGTATAGTTTTTAGTATCACATAAAACTCTTCTTATCGAGTCTCCATTGCTCTGTGGGTGTGGTGTGGCAACTCTTTGTTGCACCATGGGACTATCATGGTTTAAGACCTACAAAAAGACATTCTTATAACTGCTATTATCACTGTTATCACTTTTTTCTCCAGGCAACGATGGACCAGAAGGCAGACCATGAAAACCCAAAGACC is a window encoding:
- the LOC133682169 gene encoding ribonuclease E/G-like protein, chloroplastic isoform X1, whose product is MDISSEARPPLHLHLHRPRTPSCHLFHFSPHGLSRRNVVFKIAQNPPPPPPPAHAISAKKGNYSNNAVCQEGLCELVWTVEADLAPGQLLYVTGDPIVLGCWDPEMAILMHPISHPNLWEAQVTVPCGVNFKYNYFVREKTWPSCNVTWRPGPEFSLSVPATVKQDRKIMVRDSWTKFNTERSPDHLWGSWIEERYLPLEPSNCAPTRDELVIAKQLKINFKEPKAFLNDLKVNKKSRTNDEDYLTATYDCPNSVFHERDQPLEEPWLLQSPVISVVFKDKLTQDVSKNSDTVEDGLKKFKVNDQGIKVKDKLSANGSNLNLKDDSVSTVILISSSICTMQRIAVLEDDKLVELLLEPVKNTVLCDSVYIGVVTKLVPHMGGAFVNIGSSRPSLMDIKQNREPFIFPPFCQRTKKGEVNGSVLKAFEEHPAAHENEHTSHDVEVIDDVSEFVFHGDLAPFLHDDHEEHEVDDDFDVSEVKENVNGSIVDYGEVDADFEQFLDGREHHLEGDTVSHSTVETEPNYPPVSHQDIKDAKHTLTSENKWSQVRKGTKVIVQVVKEGLGTKGPTVTAYPKLRSRFWILITRCDRIGVSKKVSGVERTRLKVIAKTLQPPGFGLTVRTVAAGHSFEELQKDLEGLLSTWKSIMEHAKSAALAEDEGVEGAIPVVLHRAMGQTLSVVQDYFSEKVRKMMVDSPRTYHEVTNYLQEIAPDLCGRVELYDKRTPLFDEFKIEEEINNILSKRVPLSSGGSLVIEQTEALVSIDVNGGHVMLRQRTSQEKAILDVNLAAAKRIARELRLRDIGGIIVVDFIDMADESNKRLVYEAVKRAVERDRSTVKVSELSSHGLMEITRKRVRPSVTFMISEPCTCCHATGRVEALETSFSKIEQEICRSLATMDQKADHENPKTWPRFILRVDHNMCNYLTSGKRTRLAVLSSSLKVWILLKVARGFTRGAFEVKQFTDDKTNKDQQQVAISVLRQAEARAKKSGGKVTLVPVKKGKAGRK
- the LOC133682169 gene encoding ribonuclease E/G-like protein, chloroplastic isoform X2; this encodes MGFMDRGEISTIGTFKLCSNQSALTDELVIAKQLKINFKEPKAFLNDLKVNKKSRTNDEDYLTATYDCPNSVFHERDQPLEEPWLLQSPVISVVFKDKLTQDVSKNSDTVEDGLKKFKVNDQGIKVKDKLSANGSNLNLKDDSVSTVILISSSICTMQRIAVLEDDKLVELLLEPVKNTVLCDSVYIGVVTKLVPHMGGAFVNIGSSRPSLMDIKQNREPFIFPPFCQRTKKGEVNGSVLKAFEEHPAAHENEHTSHDVEVIDDVSEFVFHGDLAPFLHDDHEEHEVDDDFDVSEVKENVNGSIVDYGEVDADFEQFLDGREHHLEGDTVSHSTVETEPNYPPVSHQDIKDAKHTLTSENKWSQVRKGTKVIVQVVKEGLGTKGPTVTAYPKLRSRFWILITRCDRIGVSKKVSGVERTRLKVIAKTLQPPGFGLTVRTVAAGHSFEELQKDLEGLLSTWKSIMEHAKSAALAEDEGVEGAIPVVLHRAMGQTLSVVQDYFSEKVRKMMVDSPRTYHEVTNYLQEIAPDLCGRVELYDKRTPLFDEFKIEEEINNILSKRVPLSSGGSLVIEQTEALVSIDVNGGHVMLRQRTSQEKAILDVNLAAAKRIARELRLRDIGGIIVVDFIDMADESNKRLVYEAVKRAVERDRSTVKVSELSSHGLMEITRKRVRPSVTFMISEPCTCCHATGRVEALETSFSKIEQEICRSLATMDQKADHENPKTWPRFILRVDHNMCNYLTSGKRTRLAVLSSSLKVWILLKVARGFTRGAFEVKQFTDDKTNKDQQQVAISVLRQAEARAKKSGGKVTLVPVKKGKAGRK